The Ahaetulla prasina isolate Xishuangbanna chromosome 14, ASM2864084v1, whole genome shotgun sequence genome segment GGCAGGATAACACTGCTGGAAAAAGCCAGGAATTTGGAGAGCCCCTTTGTGAAATGCAAGGCCCGGCCGTAGCTCTCCTCCACCGCTTTGCCTTGCATGGCGGCCAGCGTGCTGACCATCAGGGTCCCGTAGTAAGGTGTCCACAGGGTGAACTGGGTGCAAACGGTGGCGATCAGAAGCCTCTGCACGGAGGAGTCCAGTCTTCCAGTGTCTTGGTCCAGCGGTGTGGCCTCCTTACGTATCCGCAAGATCAGCACGAGCGCGTAGAGCACGGCGACGGCCGGCACGACATAACCGATGAACACCATGATGGCATCCGCAGCTTCTTTGTTCTGCATCTTGGAGCACTCGATAATTTTGGTGGAGACGTGGTTGCAGATgtagaagaggagagaggagaagctgGTCAGCATGGCCCCTCCCCAGATGAACCCGCAGACGTGCTTTGTGTTGTACACGCTGGACATGTAAGTCCTGGGCAGAGCCCGCTCGATGTAGTAGTCCAGGCTGAGCAAGGCAATGGAGTACATGATCACCAAGGAGGAGACATTGAATAGAATCAGCAAGGTGATGTAGACTTCGTTGTTGAAATTCCAGATGGCCCACTTGGTGCTGGTAGGTCCCAGCAGGTACATGGGGGCGATGGCGTTGATGATGAGGCCAGCGATGGCCATGTTGACAAAGTAGACATCTGGCATTGTCATCGTGGCTTTGTTGCACAGGTTGACCACGACCAAGAGCCCATTATAACAAAGGCCGATGGGGAAACAGATGACGAGGTAGAGTAAAGAGAAAATGGAAATGACCAGATGAAAATCGTGGCACAGATTCTGGTCCTCGGTGTTTTTGGAGCCATTGAGGGCTTCACAGCTCCACATAATGATGTTCCCGAGACCAGGGCGGTCTTTTCTGCTGGTTACCAGCTTTTCTACAGgagaagagaaaacaaagaaCATCAATGCCCTTCTTTCGAGGAGACCAAATCAAAGCATCTTCCAACATCTGCAGCATGCCGAATTGGACCAGGTCTGAGTTGTATTATGGGGTAACAGAAATAATTCCAGGTGTGGAATTATTCAGGTGGGGTTCCTCAAgaccgggggaggggaggggggttctccaaacttggcaacttgtgggcttcagctcccagaactgaagaagcttcttggacgagaagcgaaacgtcttcaaggagaaaccaaggaagtccagtcgcctgatgaaaaagcccctttgggacaatcgtgacctggatgactgagaatctccatagatatttaactCCTAgagctgctggctggggaattctgggagttgaagtccacaaatttgcCAAGTTAGGAGACCCCCTGCTATGGATCTATGGATTTCATAGATTCACATTCAATGtctatgtctttaaaaaaaacaaaacagcagagATCCTGTGATCCTAATGGGTTAGTTATTAATACAGCTTAATAATTATTAGGTACTTTGTGTTACTTTGGTTTAAGGCAGTTCTCTCTCGCTCTGTTTCTGACCCTTACAAAGGCTGCATTATTCTAATCCATCTTTGCAAAGCAAAATCAAAAGTAGATTGTGTTCTTTTCTGAAAACTCCTTGTAAAAACTTAAGTAATATTTGTGTTGCTAATTGAGACAACATTCCTCCCAAGACACATGTCCCCCCCCCAGTAATAGAGTGCGCATAGCCTTAAAGGCAGCTTTTTAATATGGGCATGTAAAACATTTCTGTGTTTCGGTTATTAATAGTGTCAGGTTGAATCAAGAAGTATTGTGCTCTTAATTGCTTTCCAGTATTTTGCAGAGGATGACCTTCGGTTTTTCTATTTTTAGACGCATTTTATCTGCCAGAACATCCACGTTATTTCACATGTTTACAAGTCCTTCCTAAAATTCATCCCTGTATGGGGAAGGTTTTTGCTTCGCCACATGAATCAGCCTCCCTACCTCTGGCCATTTTCATGTGGCAGGCAAGACCTTGGCTCACTTGGGAAGACACCTAAAAAGActacgtccttccttccttccctccttccttccttccttccaaatttTTGAGCGTGTCTGTGCGTgattcaagaatagaatagattagaattttattggccaagtgtgattggatacacaaggaatttgtcttggtgcatatgctctcagtgtacataaaagaaaagatacgttcatcaaggtacaacatttacaacacaattgatgatcaatatatcaatataaatcataaggatt includes the following:
- the GPR146 gene encoding probable G-protein coupled receptor 146 isoform X1 — encoded protein: MAMLARMACFKAGASHLDLWTSTPRIPWPDVEQGCPTLATLKTCGLQLPEFPCSSRRPPCHSRHFFLKEKLVTSRKDRPGLGNIIMWSCEALNGSKNTEDQNLCHDFHLVISIFSLLYLVICFPIGLCYNGLLVVVNLCNKATMTMPDVYFVNMAIAGLIINAIAPMYLLGPTSTKWAIWNFNNEVYITLLILFNVSSLVIMYSIALLSLDYYIERALPRTYMSSVYNTKHVCGFIWGGAMLTSFSSLLFYICNHVSTKIIECSKMQNKEAADAIMVFIGYVVPAVAVLYALVLILRIRKEATPLDQDTGRLDSSVQRLLIATVCTQFTLWTPYYGTLMVSTLAAMQGKAVEESYGRALHFTKGLSKFLAFSSSVILPLLYRYLSKNFPGKLQRLLKKLHCGKQPCSHERTVVQQIVT
- the GPR146 gene encoding probable G-protein coupled receptor 146 isoform X2, yielding MACFKAGASHLDLWTSTPRIPWPDVEQGCPTLATLKTCGLQLPEFPCSSRRPPCHSRHFFLKEKLVTSRKDRPGLGNIIMWSCEALNGSKNTEDQNLCHDFHLVISIFSLLYLVICFPIGLCYNGLLVVVNLCNKATMTMPDVYFVNMAIAGLIINAIAPMYLLGPTSTKWAIWNFNNEVYITLLILFNVSSLVIMYSIALLSLDYYIERALPRTYMSSVYNTKHVCGFIWGGAMLTSFSSLLFYICNHVSTKIIECSKMQNKEAADAIMVFIGYVVPAVAVLYALVLILRIRKEATPLDQDTGRLDSSVQRLLIATVCTQFTLWTPYYGTLMVSTLAAMQGKAVEESYGRALHFTKGLSKFLAFSSSVILPLLYRYLSKNFPGKLQRLLKKLHCGKQPCSHERTVVQQIVT
- the GPR146 gene encoding probable G-protein coupled receptor 146 isoform X3, with protein sequence MWSCEALNGSKNTEDQNLCHDFHLVISIFSLLYLVICFPIGLCYNGLLVVVNLCNKATMTMPDVYFVNMAIAGLIINAIAPMYLLGPTSTKWAIWNFNNEVYITLLILFNVSSLVIMYSIALLSLDYYIERALPRTYMSSVYNTKHVCGFIWGGAMLTSFSSLLFYICNHVSTKIIECSKMQNKEAADAIMVFIGYVVPAVAVLYALVLILRIRKEATPLDQDTGRLDSSVQRLLIATVCTQFTLWTPYYGTLMVSTLAAMQGKAVEESYGRALHFTKGLSKFLAFSSSVILPLLYRYLSKNFPGKLQRLLKKLHCGKQPCSHERTVVQQIVT